From the Vicia villosa cultivar HV-30 ecotype Madison, WI unplaced genomic scaffold, Vvil1.0 ctg.001248F_1_1_3, whole genome shotgun sequence genome, one window contains:
- the LOC131634190 gene encoding ABA-responsive protein ABR18-like has product MGIFTYENDTTSTVPPAKLFKAVVHDADVIVPKVVDSIKTVEIVEGNGGPGTVKKITFVEGGQTLYVLHKVEAIDDAKFEYNYSIVGGFGISDIVEKISFEAKLVEGPNGGSVGKTIVKYHTKGDAKPIEKEIEEGKAKGDALFKAIEGYVLANPNYN; this is encoded by the coding sequence ATGGGTATTTTCACATATGAGAATGATACCACCTCAACCGTGCCTCCTGCTAAGTTATTCAAAGCTGTGGTGCATGATGCTGATGTCATCGTTCCTAAGGTGGTTGATTCCATCAAAACTGTTGAAATCGTTGAAGGAAATGGTGGTCCAGGCACTGTCAAGAAGATCACTTTCGTTGAAGGTGGACAAACCTTGTATGTGTTGCACAAAGTTGAAGCCATTGATGATGCAAAGTTTGAATATAATTACAGTATAGTTGGAGGATTCGGTATATCAGACATAGTTGAGAAGATATCGTTTGAGGCCAAATTGGTTGAAGGTCCAAATGGAGGATCAGTGGGGAAGACAATTGTTAAATATCACACCAAAGGAGATGCTAAGCCCATTGAAAAGGAAATTGAGGAAGGCAAGGCTAAGGGAGATGCTCTTTTCAAAGCCATTGAAGGTTATGTTTTGGCAAATCCTAATTACAATTGA
- the LOC131634183 gene encoding ABA-responsive protein ABR18, with amino-acid sequence MGVFTYENDTTSTVAPAKLFKAVVHDADVIVPKVVDSIKTVEIVEGNGGPGTVKKITFVEGGQTLYVLHKIEAIDDAKFEYNYSIVGGVGISDIVEKISFEAKLVEGPNGGSVGKMIVKYHTKGDAKPIEKEVEEGKAKSDALFKAIEGYVLANPNYN; translated from the coding sequence ATGGGTGTTTTCACATATGAGAATGATACCACTTCCACCGTCGCTCCTGCCAAGCTATTCAAAGCTGTGGTGCATGATGCTGATGTCATCGTTCCAAAGGTTGTTGATTCAATCAAAACTGTTGAAATTGTTGAAGGAAATGGTGGTCCTGGCACTGTCAAGAAGATTACTTTTGTTGAAGGAGGACAAACTTTGTACGTGTTGCACAAAATTGAAGCTATTGATGATGCAAAGTTTGAATATAATTACAGTATAGTTGGAGGTGTCGGTATATCAGACATTGTTGAGAAGATATCATTTGAGGCAAAATTGGTTGAAGGTCCAAATGGAGGATCTGTTGGAAAGATGATTGTTAAATATCACACCAAAGGAGATGCTAAGCCAATTGAAAAGGAAGTTGAGGAAGGCAAGGCTAAGAGTGATGCTCTTTTCAAAGCCATTGAAGGTTACGTTTTGGCCAATCCTAATTACAACTGA
- the LOC131634186 gene encoding ABA-responsive protein ABR18-like: MGVFTYENDNTSTVPPAKLFKAVVHDADVIVPKVIDSLKTVEIVEGNGGPGTVKKITFVEGGQTLYVLHKIEAIDDAKFEYKYSIVGGVGISDIVEKISFEAKLFEGPNGGSVGKLTVKYHTKGDAKPIEKEVEEGKAKRDALFKAIEGYVLANPNYN, from the exons ATGGGTGTTTTCACATATGAGAATGATAACACCTCAACTGTGCCTCCTGCTAAGTTATTCAAAGCAGTAGTGCATGATGCAGATGTCATTGTTCCAAAGGTTATTGATTCACTCAAAACTGTTGAAATCGTTGAAGGAAATGGTGGTCCTGGCACTGTCAAGAAGATCACTTTCGTTGAAGGAGGACAAACCTTGTATGTGTTGCACAAAATTGAAGCCATTGATGACGCAAAGTTTGAATATAAATACAGTATAGTTGGAGGTGTCGGTATATCGGATATAGTTGAGAAGATATCGTTTGAGGCAAAATTGTTTGAAG GTCCAAATGGAGGATCTGTTGGGAAGTTGACTGTCAAATATCATACCAAAGGAGATGCTAAGCCTATTGAAAAGGAAGTTGAGGAAGGCAAGGCAAAGCGTGATGCTCTTTTCAAGGCCATTGAAGGTTACGTTTTGGCCAATCCTAATTACAATTGA